Proteins from one Myxococcus stipitatus genomic window:
- the bshA gene encoding N-acetyl-alpha-D-glucosaminyl L-malate synthase BshA: MSPPLHLAITCFPTFGGSGMVATGIGLAMAERGHRVHFIARELPFQRASMPRGVTFHEVTESDYPALQRTGTYPIALASKMIEVATAEPLDVLHVHYAVPHATAAWMAREVLGEKGPRVVTTLHGTDTTLVGIHPSYLPMTRFSILRSDAVTTPSEFLRSATWSGFSLPRSIPIDVIPNFVDTERYAPGRERAALRALFPDLEEHEPVLIHVSNFRPVKRITDVVGVFAEVHRQRPCRLVLVGDGPEREPAERMLRELGLASRVAFPGRRDDFVALLAASDVFLLPSEQESFGLAALEALSCGVPVVASDIGGIPEVVRHGETGLLAPLGDVRAMADHVLSLVRDAGRWRSFSQRARADVMERFRMEPAIDRYEALYRRLAAHAPAR; encoded by the coding sequence ATGAGCCCCCCCCTCCACCTCGCCATCACCTGCTTCCCCACCTTCGGAGGCAGCGGCATGGTCGCCACCGGCATCGGCCTGGCGATGGCGGAGCGCGGGCACCGCGTGCACTTCATCGCGCGGGAGCTGCCCTTCCAGCGCGCGAGCATGCCCCGGGGCGTGACGTTCCACGAGGTGACGGAGAGCGACTATCCGGCGCTCCAGCGCACGGGGACGTACCCCATCGCGCTGGCGTCGAAGATGATCGAGGTCGCCACCGCGGAGCCCCTGGACGTGTTGCACGTCCACTATGCGGTGCCGCACGCCACGGCGGCGTGGATGGCGCGCGAGGTGCTGGGGGAGAAGGGGCCGCGCGTCGTCACCACGTTGCACGGGACGGACACGACGCTGGTGGGCATCCACCCCAGCTACCTGCCGATGACGCGCTTCTCGATTCTGCGCAGCGACGCGGTGACGACGCCGTCGGAGTTCCTGCGGAGCGCGACGTGGAGCGGCTTCTCGTTGCCGCGCAGCATCCCCATCGACGTCATCCCCAACTTCGTGGACACGGAGCGTTATGCGCCGGGCCGCGAGCGCGCGGCGTTGCGGGCGCTCTTCCCGGACCTGGAGGAGCACGAGCCCGTCCTCATCCACGTCTCCAACTTCCGGCCCGTCAAGCGCATCACCGACGTGGTGGGTGTCTTCGCGGAGGTCCACCGGCAGCGGCCGTGCCGGCTGGTGCTGGTGGGTGACGGTCCGGAGCGCGAGCCCGCCGAGCGGATGCTGCGCGAACTGGGGCTGGCGAGCCGGGTGGCGTTCCCCGGGCGGAGGGACGACTTCGTGGCGCTGCTGGCGGCGTCGGACGTGTTCCTGCTGCCCAGCGAGCAGGAGAGCTTCGGGCTCGCCGCGCTGGAGGCGCTCAGCTGCGGCGTCCCGGTGGTGGCCAGCGACATCGGCGGAATCCCGGAGGTGGTGCGCCATGGGGAGACGGGGCTGCTGGCGCCGCTGGGGGACGTGCGCGCCATGGCGGACCATGTCCTGTCGCTGGTGCGGGACGCGGGCCGGTGGCGGAGCTTCTCCCAGCGGGCGCGGGCGGACGTGATGGAGCGCTTCCGCATGGAGCCCGCCATCGACCGCTACGAGGCCCTCTACCGACGCCTCGCAGCCCACGCTCCGGCACGGTAG
- a CDS encoding PIG-L family deacetylase → MRNLLSFGMTLVMSLGFGTSAFAQAPRQPHAGEIAAGLRRLGVTGSVLYVAAHPDDENTRFLAWLVGEKGLRAGYLSLTRGDGGQNLIGTEQDELLGLIRTHELLAARRVDGAEQLFTRARDFGYTKSADEALRIWGHDAVLADVVLAIRRFQPDVIVTRFNTKPPNHGHHTASALLAAEAFAAAADPKRFPEQLTQVKPWKADRLLHNVSTWSLGPDADMSGYLKVDVGGFDPLLGRSWGEVSAESRSQHKSQGFGVPAERGPLLEYFTPLEGARPTKDVFEGLDLTWRRWKGTEAVSAAVDEAVKGFDSRAPWRSVPALLRVHAALSALPDDHPWKAYKLRETESLVAACAGLFLEARAAEATAVPGSPVELSLFALNRSSAQVKLVGVTLPGGEAVTVDAALAEHAPFKLARKVTLPADAAITTPYWLRHPVSGGLYALEDRDRGLTGMPEGPPALSVGFTYEVGGRRFSVTRPVVYVWTDPVRGELYRAFEVVPAVTATLERDRVMFPNGSPQPVDVVLAAGRAEAAGKVRLELPEGWRSEPSELPFQLAARGDERTVQFKVTPPKGASQKGRLRVVVESGGRTESWRVRSVAHPHIPPLAVRQASEATLVPFSLATKVKRIGYIPGPGDRVAESLAAVGYEVTVLPEERLAGEKLERFEAILVGVRAFNANPRLAVHRERLLDYVKKGGRLVVQYNTNSRVGPLAAFVGPYPLEIGRDRVTDETAVMTPVKPDEPLLRAPNALSAVDFEGWVQERGLYFASKWDDHYRPVFTMNDAGEAPLAGGLLVARHGKGVFVYTGLAFFRQLPAGVPGAYRLLANLLAQ, encoded by the coding sequence ATGCGGAACCTGCTCTCCTTTGGCATGACGCTCGTCATGAGTCTTGGCTTCGGGACCTCGGCCTTCGCGCAGGCCCCACGACAACCCCACGCCGGTGAAATCGCGGCGGGGCTGCGGCGGCTCGGCGTGACGGGCAGCGTCCTCTACGTCGCGGCGCACCCGGACGACGAGAACACGCGCTTCCTCGCGTGGCTCGTCGGCGAGAAGGGCCTGCGCGCGGGGTACCTGTCGCTGACGCGCGGCGACGGCGGACAGAACCTCATCGGCACCGAGCAGGACGAGCTGCTCGGGCTCATCCGCACCCACGAGCTGCTGGCCGCGCGCCGCGTGGACGGCGCCGAGCAGCTCTTCACCCGCGCGCGCGACTTCGGCTACACGAAGTCCGCCGACGAGGCGCTGCGCATCTGGGGCCACGACGCGGTGCTGGCCGACGTGGTGCTCGCCATCCGTCGCTTCCAGCCCGACGTCATCGTCACGCGCTTCAACACGAAGCCGCCCAACCACGGGCACCACACCGCCTCCGCGCTGCTCGCCGCCGAGGCCTTCGCCGCCGCCGCGGACCCGAAGCGCTTCCCCGAGCAGCTCACCCAGGTGAAGCCCTGGAAGGCGGACCGGCTGCTGCACAACGTCTCCACCTGGAGCCTCGGGCCCGACGCGGACATGTCCGGGTACCTGAAGGTGGACGTCGGCGGCTTCGACCCGCTGCTGGGGCGCTCGTGGGGCGAGGTCTCCGCGGAGAGCCGCAGCCAGCACAAGAGCCAGGGCTTCGGCGTCCCCGCCGAGCGCGGGCCGCTGCTCGAGTACTTCACGCCGCTCGAAGGGGCGCGCCCGACGAAGGACGTCTTCGAGGGATTGGACCTCACGTGGCGCCGCTGGAAGGGCACGGAGGCGGTGTCCGCCGCGGTGGACGAGGCGGTGAAGGGCTTCGACTCGCGCGCGCCGTGGCGCTCGGTGCCCGCGCTGCTGCGGGTCCACGCCGCGCTGTCCGCCCTGCCGGACGACCACCCGTGGAAGGCGTACAAGCTGCGGGAGACGGAGTCGCTGGTGGCCGCGTGCGCCGGCCTCTTCCTGGAGGCGAGGGCGGCCGAGGCCACGGCGGTGCCGGGCTCGCCCGTGGAGCTGAGCCTGTTCGCGCTCAACCGCTCCTCGGCCCAGGTGAAGCTGGTGGGCGTGACGCTGCCCGGCGGCGAGGCCGTGACCGTGGACGCGGCGTTGGCGGAGCACGCGCCCTTCAAGCTCGCGCGCAAGGTGACGTTGCCCGCGGACGCGGCCATCACCACGCCGTACTGGCTGCGTCACCCCGTGAGCGGAGGGCTCTACGCGCTGGAGGACCGGGACCGGGGGCTCACCGGGATGCCGGAAGGGCCTCCCGCGTTGTCGGTGGGCTTCACCTACGAGGTGGGCGGCCGGCGCTTCTCCGTGACGCGTCCCGTGGTCTACGTGTGGACGGACCCGGTGCGCGGCGAGCTGTACCGCGCGTTCGAGGTGGTGCCCGCCGTCACCGCGACGCTGGAGCGCGACCGGGTGATGTTCCCCAATGGCTCGCCCCAGCCGGTGGACGTGGTGCTCGCGGCGGGCAGGGCGGAGGCCGCCGGCAAGGTGCGGCTGGAGCTGCCGGAGGGCTGGCGCTCGGAGCCCTCGGAGCTTCCATTCCAGCTCGCGGCGCGCGGTGACGAGCGCACCGTCCAGTTCAAGGTGACGCCGCCCAAGGGAGCCTCCCAGAAGGGCCGGCTGCGCGTGGTGGTGGAGAGCGGCGGGCGCACCGAGTCCTGGCGCGTGCGCTCCGTGGCCCATCCGCACATCCCGCCCCTGGCGGTGCGGCAGGCCTCCGAGGCGACGCTGGTGCCCTTCTCGCTGGCGACGAAGGTGAAGCGCATCGGCTACATCCCCGGCCCGGGCGACCGGGTGGCGGAGAGCCTGGCGGCGGTGGGCTACGAGGTGACGGTGCTCCCGGAGGAGCGGCTGGCGGGGGAGAAGCTGGAGCGCTTCGAGGCCATCCTCGTGGGCGTGCGCGCCTTCAACGCGAACCCGCGGCTCGCCGTGCACCGCGAGCGCCTGCTCGACTACGTGAAGAAGGGAGGGCGGTTGGTGGTGCAGTACAACACCAACAGCCGCGTGGGCCCGCTGGCCGCGTTCGTCGGGCCGTACCCGCTGGAGATCGGCCGTGACCGGGTGACGGACGAGACGGCGGTGATGACGCCCGTGAAGCCGGATGAGCCGCTCCTGCGCGCGCCCAACGCGCTGTCCGCCGTGGACTTCGAGGGCTGGGTGCAGGAGCGGGGCCTCTACTTCGCGTCGAAGTGGGACGACCACTACCGCCCCGTGTTCACGATGAACGACGCGGGCGAAGCCCCGCTCGCAGGGGGGCTGCTCGTCGCGCGTCATGGCAAGGGCGTGTTCGTCTACACCGGCCTCGCCTTCTTCCGTCAGCTCCCCGCCGGGGTCCCCGGCGCCTACCGCCTGTTGGCGAACCTCCTCGCGCAATGA
- a CDS encoding AAA family ATPase: MKLTRLTVHHYRDIVPGTELTPGPGLNLVLGENGSGRTTLLELCSRVLASDFSGLIEEPFALEYTLDFPGMKLRVYVRNDSDTTPGPEAAERQGAALLPLRPSGPPPLLRPLVELELRWTSPAAHLVMRADDEGLDCKVDGERVWSRAMHWSLLDRSVWTLLFMTAQYIDVGVKERLKALLRQTFLLAPQRFDEALGMFERIGAIRYAMEAHDGDVFPLGLMALPSWMPAWLRERVEQETPTGTLELRHDAMEESFLARFVRLAGFEAGRFRVEVLEKQSFENGGRVGFGGFGFHFTRRDGRTLTHEALGFGHKRLLSLLYYLDVNGDFAILDEPANGLHPRLVEACLRELGTRQVFLASHNPLALEPPPFDSEEALRAALVVCRLERHAGRERVAWGHPSRELTRTLFEAHRQGARPLATLLREHGLW; encoded by the coding sequence ATGAAGCTCACCCGCCTCACCGTCCACCACTACCGCGACATCGTCCCCGGCACGGAGCTGACCCCGGGCCCGGGCCTCAACCTGGTGCTGGGCGAGAACGGCAGCGGGCGGACGACGCTGCTGGAGCTGTGCTCGCGGGTCCTCGCGTCTGACTTCTCCGGCCTCATCGAGGAGCCGTTCGCCCTGGAGTACACGCTGGACTTCCCGGGCATGAAGCTGCGCGTCTACGTGCGCAACGACTCGGACACCACGCCGGGGCCGGAGGCGGCCGAGCGTCAGGGCGCGGCGCTGCTGCCGCTGCGTCCCTCGGGCCCGCCCCCGCTGCTGCGCCCCCTCGTCGAGCTGGAGCTGCGGTGGACCTCGCCCGCGGCGCACCTGGTGATGCGCGCGGACGACGAGGGGCTCGACTGCAAGGTGGACGGCGAGCGCGTCTGGTCGCGCGCCATGCACTGGTCGCTGCTGGACCGCTCCGTGTGGACGCTGCTGTTCATGACGGCGCAGTACATCGACGTGGGCGTGAAGGAGCGGCTCAAGGCGCTGCTGCGCCAGACGTTCCTCCTGGCGCCCCAGCGCTTCGACGAAGCGCTGGGCATGTTCGAGCGCATCGGCGCCATCCGCTACGCCATGGAGGCGCACGACGGCGACGTCTTCCCCCTGGGGCTGATGGCCCTGCCCTCGTGGATGCCCGCCTGGCTGCGCGAGCGCGTGGAGCAGGAGACGCCAACGGGCACGCTGGAGCTGCGCCACGACGCCATGGAGGAGAGCTTCCTCGCGCGCTTCGTCCGGCTCGCGGGGTTCGAGGCGGGCCGCTTCCGCGTCGAGGTGCTCGAGAAGCAGTCCTTCGAGAACGGCGGCAGGGTGGGCTTCGGCGGCTTCGGCTTCCACTTCACCCGGCGCGACGGGCGCACGCTGACGCACGAGGCGCTGGGCTTCGGCCACAAGCGGCTTTTGTCCCTGCTCTACTACCTGGACGTCAACGGCGACTTCGCCATCCTCGACGAGCCCGCCAACGGCCTGCACCCGCGCCTGGTGGAGGCGTGCCTGCGCGAGCTGGGCACGCGCCAGGTGTTCCTCGCCAGCCACAACCCGCTGGCCCTCGAGCCCCCACCCTTCGACTCCGAGGAGGCGCTGCGCGCCGCGCTCGTCGTCTGCCGCCTGGAGCGCCACGCGGGCCGCGAGCGCGTCGCGTGGGGCCACCCGTCGCGCGAGCTGACGCGGACCCTCTTCGAGGCGCACCGCCAGGGCGCCCGTCCGTTGGCCACGCTCCTGCGCGAACACGGCCTGTGGTGA
- a CDS encoding DUF2019 domain-containing protein yields the protein MKLEKLVEQFALNVAAQTEAIFRGDAKTGNKHARKYGAAVDQLLAHGNAGRDALLVLLEHERMDVRVMAAAHLLRYRTAEAKAVLEEAAKGTGLVPFEAGQALKRWEEGTWALDPG from the coding sequence ATGAAGTTGGAGAAGCTGGTCGAGCAGTTCGCGCTGAACGTGGCGGCACAGACAGAGGCCATCTTCCGGGGAGATGCCAAGACCGGGAACAAGCACGCCAGGAAGTACGGTGCCGCCGTCGATCAGCTCCTGGCCCATGGAAACGCGGGGCGTGATGCCCTCCTCGTTCTGCTCGAGCATGAGCGCATGGATGTGCGCGTCATGGCCGCCGCCCATCTGCTCCGCTACCGGACGGCCGAGGCGAAGGCGGTTCTGGAGGAAGCCGCCAAGGGAACGGGGCTCGTGCCCTTCGAGGCCGGACAGGCATTGAAGCGCTGGGAGGAAGGGACCTGGGCGCTCGATCCTGGGTAG
- the bshC gene encoding bacillithiol biosynthesis cysteine-adding enzyme BshC, whose protein sequence is MLAEARRSGCPTRSDLLSPRPVTSSFPAAWLKADPRALAFLPDRFRHRSARAEAVAQAATRTISPALLEVLRARNAHLAPSSARERNLELLARPGTVAVVTGQQMGLFLGPLFTLYKAAAAIVTARALQEETGRPCVPVFWLQTEDHDLPEVDHCFVANATGTPCRVALDHADAATSRVPIAHRQLGQGVLAALGTLRGEVGKEPQAEEHLSLLERAYRPEATLAQAFTEVLAAVFAEEGLVFLDPRDERLAPLAAPVHRLALRDAATLSSALARHVDALTQAGFSEQVHIRPGSPLCFYSPDGVDGARYRLDPAGPDTWSLVGHPRGATVTTRELMEWLEREPLRFTTSALLRPLLQDTWLPTAAYIGGPGEVSYFAQLAPLYAHAGLPMPLVIPRARFRVIDDRARRLLHKLGLTPDEAGMEREALLTRLATRDESHTYESAGALEARLFGPFAAVLDTLGESMSRLDPMLLDALKRTRGTVRAAVSRLAARYGRALALRDQVTTERVDRLRAMLVPEGAPQERVHGMAYYACRFGTRAFTRQVLEACVPFSGDLQDLTP, encoded by the coding sequence ATGCTTGCGGAGGCTCGGCGTTCTGGGTGCCCCACCCGGAGTGACCTGTTATCACCGCGACCCGTGACGTCCTCGTTCCCAGCGGCGTGGCTCAAGGCAGACCCACGCGCGCTCGCCTTCCTGCCTGATCGATTCCGCCACCGCTCCGCGCGCGCCGAGGCCGTCGCCCAGGCCGCGACACGCACCATCTCCCCCGCCCTGCTCGAGGTGTTGCGGGCCCGCAACGCGCACCTCGCCCCGAGCTCGGCCCGGGAGCGGAACCTGGAGCTGCTCGCCCGCCCTGGCACCGTCGCCGTGGTGACGGGGCAGCAGATGGGGTTGTTCCTCGGGCCCCTCTTCACGCTCTACAAGGCCGCGGCGGCCATCGTCACCGCGCGCGCGCTCCAGGAGGAGACCGGCCGCCCCTGCGTCCCCGTCTTCTGGCTCCAGACCGAGGACCACGACCTGCCGGAGGTGGACCACTGCTTCGTGGCGAACGCCACGGGCACGCCTTGCCGCGTGGCGCTGGACCACGCCGACGCGGCCACCTCCCGCGTGCCCATCGCGCATCGCCAGTTGGGGCAAGGTGTCCTCGCCGCGCTGGGGACGCTGCGCGGTGAGGTCGGCAAGGAGCCCCAGGCCGAGGAGCACCTGTCGCTGCTGGAGCGGGCCTATCGTCCGGAGGCGACGCTCGCCCAGGCGTTCACCGAGGTGCTCGCCGCCGTCTTCGCCGAAGAGGGGCTCGTGTTCCTCGACCCGAGGGACGAGCGCCTCGCGCCGCTGGCCGCGCCGGTCCATCGGCTCGCGCTCCGCGACGCGGCGACGCTGTCCTCCGCGCTCGCGCGTCACGTGGACGCGCTGACACAGGCGGGCTTCTCCGAGCAGGTCCACATCCGCCCCGGCTCGCCGCTCTGCTTCTATTCGCCGGACGGCGTCGACGGCGCGCGCTACCGGCTGGACCCGGCGGGCCCTGACACGTGGAGCCTGGTGGGCCATCCTCGCGGGGCCACCGTCACGACGCGCGAGCTGATGGAGTGGCTGGAGCGGGAGCCGCTGCGCTTCACCACATCCGCGCTGCTGCGTCCGCTGCTCCAGGACACCTGGCTGCCCACGGCCGCGTATATCGGCGGGCCCGGCGAGGTCTCCTACTTCGCGCAGCTGGCGCCGCTGTATGCGCACGCGGGGCTGCCCATGCCGCTGGTCATCCCGCGCGCCCGCTTCCGCGTCATCGACGACCGGGCGCGCCGGCTGCTCCACAAGCTGGGCCTCACCCCGGACGAGGCGGGCATGGAGCGCGAGGCGCTGCTCACGCGCCTGGCGACGCGCGACGAGAGCCACACCTACGAGTCCGCGGGCGCGCTGGAGGCGCGGCTGTTCGGCCCGTTCGCCGCGGTGCTCGACACGCTCGGCGAGTCGATGTCGCGGCTGGACCCCATGCTCCTGGACGCGCTCAAGCGCACCCGGGGCACGGTGCGCGCCGCCGTGTCCCGCCTCGCCGCGCGCTATGGCCGGGCGCTGGCGCTGCGCGACCAGGTCACCACCGAGCGCGTGGACCGGCTGCGCGCCATGCTCGTCCCGGAGGGCGCGCCCCAGGAGCGCGTCCATGGAATGGCCTACTATGCCTGCCGCTTCGGGACGCGGGCCTTCACCCGACAGGTGCTCGAGGCCTGTGTCCCCTTCTCCGGTGACCTCCAGGACCTGACCCCATGA
- the bshB1 gene encoding bacillithiol biosynthesis deacetylase BshB1, with amino-acid sequence MSPSGTTTFGLEVLAFGPHPDDVELFCGGLLARMAEVGHRTGIVDLSRGEKSSRGTVESRAAETEAASRELGLSVRENLGLADGWLNPWEGFEAPEAERVRASAVARVVEVLRRLRPELVIVPWEEERHPDHEAASALVTRALFFAGVRRFETEPPGAPFTPRQVLYYPLRHLAEPSFVVDVSQVHARKMAAVRCYASQVEPRPDAPPTLVGSALSLSSLEARDRFYGARIGVAHGEPYVARETLGLVDPVEHFRRNSFEKPLFFPHRR; translated from the coding sequence ATGAGCCCGAGCGGCACGACGACCTTCGGACTGGAAGTCCTCGCCTTCGGCCCGCACCCCGACGACGTGGAGCTGTTCTGCGGCGGTCTGCTCGCCCGCATGGCGGAGGTGGGGCACCGCACGGGCATCGTCGACCTGTCGCGGGGGGAGAAGAGCTCGCGCGGCACGGTGGAGTCGCGCGCGGCGGAGACGGAGGCCGCGTCGCGGGAGCTGGGGTTGAGCGTCCGGGAGAACCTGGGCCTGGCCGACGGCTGGCTCAACCCATGGGAGGGCTTCGAGGCGCCAGAGGCCGAGCGCGTCCGCGCCTCCGCCGTGGCCCGGGTGGTGGAGGTGCTGCGCCGCCTGCGGCCGGAGCTGGTCATCGTCCCGTGGGAGGAGGAGCGGCACCCGGACCACGAGGCGGCCAGCGCCCTGGTGACGCGCGCGCTCTTCTTCGCGGGCGTGCGCCGCTTCGAGACCGAGCCCCCCGGCGCGCCCTTCACGCCGCGGCAGGTCCTCTATTATCCGCTCCGGCATCTGGCGGAGCCGAGCTTCGTCGTCGACGTCTCCCAGGTCCACGCACGGAAGATGGCGGCGGTGCGCTGCTACGCGAGCCAGGTGGAGCCCCGGCCAGACGCGCCGCCGACGCTGGTGGGCTCGGCGCTGTCGCTCTCCTCGCTGGAGGCACGCGACCGGTTCTATGGGGCGCGCATCGGCGTGGCGCATGGCGAGCCGTATGTCGCTCGCGAGACGCTGGGGCTGGTCGACCCGGTGGAGCACTTCCGGCGGAATAGCTTCGAGAAGCCCCTGTTCTTCCCTCACCGACGATGA
- a CDS encoding DUF1775 domain-containing protein has protein sequence MKLSVPTLLALAGALAAPVAQAHIAASGPAYVNTTADIQFTVGHGCSGSDTYRLKVSIPETLTGVRPLDSVFGKATVEKDANGTVTAIIWTRASTADVLPSDTHAHRVGLRARLPDAPFTTLYFPTTQTCIDATGKELTVDWVGTSSGHDHGTDSGTPDAPEPAPALFLLPARKPGWNKYTVNEHVHDLSVFDDALIVWSGNKAYSANPVTQGLIAEEKDAAALTEIHPGTEIWVKY, from the coding sequence ATGAAGTTGTCCGTTCCGACGCTGCTCGCGCTCGCGGGCGCCCTCGCCGCCCCGGTCGCCCAGGCCCACATCGCCGCCTCCGGCCCCGCCTACGTGAACACCACCGCCGACATCCAGTTCACCGTGGGCCACGGCTGCTCGGGTTCGGACACCTACCGGCTGAAGGTCAGCATCCCCGAGACGCTCACCGGCGTGCGCCCGCTGGACTCCGTCTTCGGCAAGGCCACCGTGGAGAAGGACGCCAACGGCACCGTGACGGCCATCATCTGGACGCGCGCCTCCACCGCCGACGTGCTGCCCTCCGACACGCACGCCCACCGCGTGGGGCTGCGCGCCCGGCTGCCGGACGCGCCCTTCACCACGCTCTACTTCCCCACCACGCAGACCTGCATCGACGCGACGGGCAAGGAGCTGACGGTGGACTGGGTGGGCACCTCGTCCGGACACGACCACGGGACGGACTCCGGCACCCCGGACGCGCCCGAGCCCGCGCCCGCGCTGTTCCTGCTCCCGGCGCGCAAGCCGGGGTGGAACAAGTACACGGTCAACGAGCACGTCCACGACCTGAGCGTCTTCGATGACGCGCTCATCGTCTGGTCCGGCAACAAGGCCTACAGCGCCAACCCGGTGACCCAGGGCCTCATCGCCGAGGAGAAGGACGCAGCGGCGCTGACGGAGATCCACCCGGGCACCGAAATCTGGGTCAAGTACTGA
- a CDS encoding LysR family transcriptional regulator produces the protein MDLEELRAFLDVVETGSFLAAADSLGVSRTTLRRRVEALEARTGVPLLKSTTTGIVLTEAGTVLARRGRIMMQETNALLTSIREVGRAPSGVLRVVLPVGLPPHLLAPLFTLLRSSYPLLRVHARFSDDPLGESLEDVDMAFQFGESPPKGPWLTYVLLRVRERLFASPEYLRQHGTPTSVEALREHELLTWEAPGEDPRTWPRVGGSRFTVEPTLVATDVHLVRTCCLAGQGIALIPSVELADPDTPEPLVPVLPDQVGRDRPVSISIPEALSEIPKIREVLGHIRRFLAPL, from the coding sequence ATGGACCTGGAAGAGCTGCGCGCGTTTCTCGACGTCGTGGAGACGGGGTCATTCCTGGCCGCCGCGGATTCCCTGGGCGTGTCGCGCACGACGCTGCGCCGGCGGGTGGAGGCGCTGGAGGCGCGCACCGGCGTGCCGCTGCTCAAGAGCACCACCACCGGCATCGTCCTCACGGAGGCCGGCACGGTGCTCGCGCGGCGCGGCCGCATCATGATGCAGGAGACGAACGCGCTGCTGACCTCCATCCGCGAGGTGGGCCGCGCGCCGTCGGGCGTGCTGCGCGTCGTGCTCCCCGTGGGCCTGCCCCCGCACCTGCTCGCGCCCCTCTTCACCCTGCTGCGCTCCAGCTACCCGCTGCTGCGCGTCCACGCCCGCTTCAGCGACGACCCGCTGGGCGAATCGCTGGAGGACGTGGACATGGCCTTCCAGTTCGGGGAGAGCCCACCCAAGGGCCCCTGGCTCACGTACGTGCTGCTCAGGGTGAGGGAGCGGCTGTTCGCCAGCCCCGAGTACCTGCGCCAGCACGGCACGCCCACCTCCGTGGAGGCCCTGCGCGAACACGAGCTGCTCACCTGGGAAGCCCCCGGCGAGGACCCGCGGACCTGGCCCCGGGTGGGCGGCTCGCGCTTCACCGTGGAGCCCACCCTCGTCGCCACCGACGTCCACCTGGTGCGCACCTGCTGCCTCGCCGGTCAGGGCATCGCGCTGATTCCCAGCGTCGAGCTCGCCGACCCCGACACCCCGGAGCCCCTGGTGCCCGTGCTCCCGGACCAGGTGGGCCGCGACCGCCCGGTGAGCATCAGCATCCCCGAGGCCCTGTCCGAGATACCCAAGATTCGCGAGGTGCTCGGCCACATCCGCCGCTTCCTGGCCCCGCTGTGA
- a CDS encoding DUF2911 domain-containing protein, whose amino-acid sequence MKKAALGCLLSALVALVATPAAAQLELPAASPAAKVTQEVGVTEISLEYSSPAVKGRKVWGDLVPWDKPWRTGANAATKITFSHDVTFGGKAVPAGTYSIVTLPSQKGWKVMLNKELGLWATPAPYTPANDVATVTGTTSAIPARERLAFVFSNTTDDSTSLDLEWEKLKVSVPIKVDTAALAKANIEKAVEGSWRVNANAARYVADTLKDYPTALKYADASVAIQPTWFNQWIRADILARSGNYAEARKAAQAAWDLGEKDPGFFFRNQVSKALADWKTK is encoded by the coding sequence ATGAAGAAAGCTGCCCTCGGATGTCTGCTGTCCGCGCTCGTGGCCCTGGTGGCCACCCCCGCCGCCGCCCAGCTGGAGCTGCCCGCCGCGAGCCCCGCCGCGAAGGTCACGCAGGAAGTGGGTGTCACCGAAATCTCCCTCGAATATTCCAGCCCGGCAGTGAAGGGCCGGAAGGTCTGGGGCGACCTGGTGCCCTGGGACAAGCCGTGGCGCACCGGCGCGAACGCGGCCACCAAGATTACGTTCAGCCACGACGTGACGTTCGGTGGCAAGGCGGTGCCCGCGGGCACCTACTCCATCGTCACGCTTCCGTCCCAGAAGGGCTGGAAGGTGATGTTGAACAAGGAGCTGGGGCTGTGGGCGACGCCGGCGCCGTACACGCCGGCCAACGACGTGGCCACCGTCACCGGCACCACCTCCGCGATTCCCGCGCGCGAGCGGCTGGCGTTCGTGTTCAGCAACACCACGGATGACTCCACCTCGCTGGACCTGGAGTGGGAGAAGCTGAAGGTGTCGGTGCCCATCAAGGTGGACACCGCCGCGCTGGCCAAGGCCAACATCGAGAAGGCCGTCGAGGGTTCGTGGCGGGTGAACGCCAACGCCGCGCGCTACGTGGCGGACACGCTGAAGGACTACCCCACGGCGCTGAAGTACGCGGATGCGTCCGTGGCCATCCAGCCCACCTGGTTCAACCAGTGGATCCGCGCGGACATCCTCGCGCGCTCCGGCAACTACGCGGAGGCCCGCAAGGCCGCGCAGGCCGCGTGGGACCTGGGTGAGAAGGACCCGGGCTTCTTCTTCCGCAACCAGGTCTCCAAGGCCCTGGCGGACTGGAAGACGAAGTAG